From the Thermococcus guaymasensis DSM 11113 genome, one window contains:
- a CDS encoding sulfite exporter TauE/SafE family protein has product MFGMVILTYILASVFAIAGMGAAGVLIPNYIAMGLGVHAAMLLGLTQNTAELTVATAMNWKKGLIEWRKVARVFVPAALFVPLGAYVNVHIPRIFVLVALALFFLFAIYRMVTGGAAEAGDGRKTYLLGAVQGFTAGLIGVDASPIAIIAFSYLFRNPKKVSANTAATALGVSGVTLLTYALLLPRIPIATGTLAAIATAGFLGGITGTLLMHRVKPLHVRYTTMGLLSLATVEIIAKILTANVPETLHVLSVGTVVGAFLAFLYGMGRRMARRPSPSP; this is encoded by the coding sequence ATGTTTGGGATGGTGATACTCACCTACATCCTCGCGAGCGTGTTCGCGATAGCTGGAATGGGAGCGGCGGGAGTGCTCATACCCAACTACATAGCCATGGGGCTGGGCGTTCACGCGGCCATGCTGCTCGGGCTGACCCAGAACACGGCGGAGCTGACCGTGGCAACCGCCATGAACTGGAAGAAGGGCCTCATAGAGTGGAGGAAGGTTGCGAGGGTCTTCGTCCCCGCGGCACTCTTCGTGCCTCTGGGAGCGTACGTGAACGTTCACATCCCAAGGATCTTCGTACTCGTGGCCCTTGCATTGTTCTTCCTCTTCGCCATCTACCGCATGGTTACCGGTGGAGCAGCGGAGGCTGGAGATGGACGGAAGACGTACCTGCTTGGAGCGGTTCAGGGCTTCACCGCGGGGCTCATAGGCGTTGACGCATCGCCAATAGCAATCATAGCCTTCTCATACCTCTTCAGAAACCCGAAGAAGGTCTCGGCGAACACGGCAGCCACTGCGCTCGGAGTTTCGGGCGTTACCCTGCTGACCTACGCCCTCCTGCTCCCGAGGATACCCATAGCGACTGGAACCCTTGCGGCGATAGCAACCGCTGGCTTCCTCGGCGGAATAACCGGCACGCTACTGATGCACAGGGTGAAACCACTCCACGTCCGCTACACAACGATGGGGTTGCTCTCGCTTGCGACCGTTGAGATAATCGCGAAGATACTCACAGCGAACGTGCCAGAGACGCTCCACGTGCTCAGCGTGGGGACTGTGGTGGGTGCCTTCCTGGCCTTCCTGTACGGAATGGGAAGGCGCATGGCGAGAAGGCCCTCCCCCTCCCCGTGA
- a CDS encoding arsenic resistance protein translates to MNWLKLKNHLDEYLPVYVTLAMIAGFYVGTHTNLKPYHNTLKTLNMLVVISMIYPMMINLHLEELKNSAKLGKQLVIALTMGLVISPLIMYGAIWLTNLIHPINHMLALGLLLAVVVPCSSMSIAYTGFTKGNIELATIVVALSFTLAIVTVPAWLKVFASSYHVSISAWLLVKTILIVVITPMVLGVLTRSYLMRKLGPEGFLRVKPAFPAISLMGMYTIVFLIFMEKAKLIASKPSIVGIALVPLVIYYTTALLFMTLVDRAVGIPYRDHMAITFTSVGKNEGTAMAIALAAGTGLMAIAPAVTPIVQIPFLIGYVKAWRKIAGLWNCKVLEEEEAVPGAS, encoded by the coding sequence ATGAACTGGCTGAAGCTCAAGAACCATCTGGATGAGTACCTCCCGGTTTACGTCACGCTCGCCATGATAGCGGGCTTTTACGTCGGGACGCACACGAACCTCAAGCCCTACCATAACACGCTCAAAACCCTGAACATGCTCGTTGTCATCAGCATGATATACCCGATGATGATTAACCTCCACCTTGAGGAGCTCAAGAACAGCGCCAAGCTCGGGAAGCAGCTGGTCATAGCCCTCACGATGGGACTCGTGATTTCCCCGCTCATAATGTACGGGGCGATATGGCTGACGAACCTCATCCATCCAATAAACCATATGCTCGCCCTCGGGCTCCTCCTGGCCGTCGTCGTGCCCTGCTCCTCGATGAGCATAGCCTACACCGGCTTCACGAAGGGCAATATCGAGCTGGCGACCATAGTAGTTGCGCTGAGCTTCACGCTGGCCATCGTGACGGTTCCGGCCTGGCTCAAGGTCTTCGCGTCGAGCTACCACGTCTCAATCTCGGCATGGCTCCTCGTCAAGACGATCCTCATAGTCGTCATAACGCCCATGGTACTCGGCGTTCTCACGAGGTCCTACCTCATGAGAAAACTCGGCCCGGAGGGCTTCCTGAGGGTAAAACCCGCCTTCCCGGCAATCTCGCTCATGGGCATGTACACCATCGTCTTCCTAATCTTCATGGAGAAGGCGAAGCTCATAGCCAGCAAGCCGAGCATCGTCGGCATCGCCCTGGTTCCCTTGGTCATCTACTACACGACCGCCCTGCTCTTCATGACCCTCGTGGACAGGGCCGTTGGAATTCCCTACAGGGACCACATGGCAATAACGTTTACGTCAGTTGGAAAGAACGAGGGGACGGCGATGGCCATAGCCCTTGCCGCAGGAACAGGCCTCATGGCGATAGCGCCCGCGGTGACCCCGATAGTCCAGATACCCTTCCTGATTGGCTACGTTAAAGCCTGGAGAAAGATAGCGGGACTCTGGAACTGCAAGGTTTTGGAGGAAGAGGAAGCCGTTCCGGGGGCTTCCTGA
- a CDS encoding fluoroquinolone export ABC transporter permease subunit yields the protein MRNIVRTNIVLGVRSYVYPIYLLVALAYGLMLLAFPERYLPTMVPIFLLFEPGLVGFMFVGTEIFAEKKDGAISALAVTPIDWRGYILAKTLLLSLLSVIGAVLIMAIGTRSLNGLPYVVVGTFLVSIVYTLLGIAVSAKYRDLDDYFIPILGVLVVSLLPFAHYHGYLTGEVWKILYAVPSYPAIYFFKAPFEEISTNTLLWSALALIIWSGVAYNLAKIRFYRYAVEGLR from the coding sequence ATGAGGAATATCGTCAGAACGAACATTGTTCTCGGAGTGAGGAGCTACGTTTATCCCATATACCTGCTTGTGGCCCTGGCTTATGGCCTCATGCTCCTTGCCTTCCCGGAGCGCTACCTCCCGACGATGGTGCCGATCTTCCTCCTCTTCGAGCCGGGGCTCGTCGGCTTCATGTTCGTCGGCACGGAGATATTCGCCGAAAAGAAGGACGGCGCGATAAGCGCTCTGGCGGTCACGCCGATAGACTGGAGGGGCTACATCCTGGCCAAAACACTCCTCTTGAGCCTGCTCTCAGTCATCGGGGCGGTACTCATAATGGCAATAGGCACCCGCTCCCTCAACGGGCTTCCGTATGTGGTTGTTGGAACCTTTCTCGTCTCCATAGTTTACACGCTCCTCGGGATAGCGGTCTCGGCCAAATACCGCGACCTCGACGACTACTTCATCCCGATACTGGGGGTTCTGGTGGTCTCGCTCCTGCCCTTTGCGCACTACCACGGCTACCTGACGGGCGAAGTCTGGAAGATCCTCTATGCAGTCCCAAGCTATCCGGCGATATACTTCTTCAAGGCGCCCTTCGAAGAAATCTCAACAAATACCCTGCTGTGGTCAGCGTTGGCCCTGATAATCTGGAGTGGCGTGGCATACAACCTCGCTAAAATCCGCTTTTACAGGTACGCGGTGGAGGGATTGAGATGA
- a CDS encoding OsmC family protein, whose protein sequence is MERLEYRAELEWDGNVGSEAKVREFFFRIDTNTDGNNTGPNPTEYLLAAIGGCLAVNWGRLIKKMRLKVGGMEITVSGWRDREEPQLREITYKVRIVTDEPEKKILRVKELAEKYGTVFNTVGAEKIKGKVEIIRPK, encoded by the coding sequence ATGGAGCGCCTTGAGTATCGGGCCGAACTCGAATGGGACGGCAACGTTGGGAGCGAGGCAAAGGTTAGGGAGTTCTTCTTCAGGATTGACACGAACACGGACGGCAACAACACCGGGCCCAACCCGACCGAGTACCTGCTCGCCGCCATAGGTGGCTGTCTGGCGGTGAACTGGGGGAGGCTAATCAAGAAGATGCGCCTGAAGGTTGGGGGCATGGAGATAACCGTCTCGGGGTGGAGGGACAGGGAAGAGCCCCAGCTGAGGGAAATTACATACAAAGTCCGCATCGTGACGGACGAGCCCGAGAAGAAGATACTCCGCGTCAAGGAGCTCGCCGAGAAGTACGGAACTGTTTTCAACACGGTAGGGGCGGAGAAGATAAAGGGAAAGGTTGAAATAATCAGGCCTAAGTGA
- a CDS encoding ABC transporter permease, with protein MIETLKRSFAIAKKDMRIFYLKGPVVIMGLLFPFFLFVAFMIGRNLSGGHLLVALTAMTAFFTSTAVGPTIIPWECRGRTFERLITAPVSLTTVLLGDFQASLYFGLAITFSITVPAMLYLSVHPSIWLFILSTLLAVGCFSAMTVLMSSYPPTDVPADVMMLSSLVKFSLLFISGIFVPIENLPAYGRWISLVSPLTYYADALRHSLGSGYLPLWLDLLMLALFGLAFFFTGTAIHRKVLERRFT; from the coding sequence ATGATTGAAACGCTAAAACGCTCCTTCGCCATAGCGAAGAAAGACATGCGCATCTTCTACCTCAAGGGGCCTGTCGTGATAATGGGCCTCCTCTTTCCCTTCTTCCTGTTCGTGGCTTTCATGATAGGGCGCAACCTCTCGGGGGGCCATCTCCTCGTTGCCCTAACGGCCATGACCGCCTTCTTCACATCAACAGCCGTTGGCCCCACGATAATCCCCTGGGAGTGCAGGGGAAGAACCTTCGAGAGGCTCATAACCGCTCCAGTTTCGCTGACGACGGTGCTCCTCGGCGACTTCCAGGCTTCTCTCTACTTCGGGCTGGCGATAACGTTCTCCATAACTGTTCCCGCAATGCTCTACCTCTCAGTCCATCCCTCCATCTGGCTCTTCATACTGTCCACGCTCCTGGCCGTCGGGTGCTTCTCTGCAATGACGGTGCTCATGTCCTCCTATCCGCCCACGGACGTTCCAGCTGACGTCATGATGCTGTCGTCGCTCGTTAAGTTCTCGCTCCTCTTCATCAGCGGAATCTTCGTTCCAATTGAAAACCTGCCAGCCTACGGCAGGTGGATTTCCCTCGTTTCACCGCTGACATACTACGCCGACGCCCTGAGGCACTCCCTCGGTAGTGGATATCTACCCCTGTGGCTTGACCTTTTAATGCTGGCCCTGTTTGGCCTCGCGTTCTTCTTCACGGGCACTGCAATCCACAGAAAAGTTCTGGAGAGAAGGTTCACTTAG
- a CDS encoding oxidoreductase has product MKEDYPKLFEPINIGNVELMNRVVFPPISTNFALENGRLTERFVKHYERRARGGVGLIIVENTSIDFPEGKHMPFQPRIDSKAVLKDWEWLTFEVHKHEGVKLSIELAHEGWKKIGVDYLSPEKIEELVEKFAYSARLAMDAGFDMVEIQGAHGLLVNQFLSPLTNHRDDEWGEPTRFAVEVRKRIAEKCGWDFPVTIRLAVDDFLEGGITLSTGREIALTLAKAGYDMIQADIGLGPKEKRLEPMYYPQAWRAYLAEKIRPLPVPVAAVGMIREPAVAEKVLETQADLIVLGRPLIADPDWVKKVAEGKEHLIRRCIGCSECIKAVHDEKGPIRCGVNANVGNEEEIPKAPRKRVVAIIGAGPGGLEAARVAAMRGHEVHLFYDVFGGQLTLAMVPPGKDKIGWLIEYYRNVLSEMPNVHFHEGEATKEDVLKLNPEAVVIATGAKPFLPCSGERGLITPFDKILRGEVRVENKDVLIGGGGLVGVETALYLAQFNNRVKIIKRSPAILPNVERITRGYLLRELEEKGIPILTGRRFVSAGEGYAVVENIETGEKEMIKCDVIVGAFGMKPYVPFVIDDVEYYIIGDAKSVRNIASAVREGYEVGRKL; this is encoded by the coding sequence ATGAAAGAAGATTATCCTAAGCTATTCGAGCCGATAAACATCGGCAACGTTGAGCTCATGAACAGAGTGGTGTTCCCGCCGATATCGACGAACTTTGCCCTTGAGAACGGAAGGCTGACGGAGAGATTCGTCAAACACTACGAGAGGCGCGCAAGGGGCGGCGTAGGCTTGATAATAGTGGAGAACACATCCATAGATTTTCCAGAAGGAAAACACATGCCTTTCCAGCCAAGAATTGACTCAAAAGCCGTCCTCAAGGATTGGGAATGGTTGACGTTCGAGGTTCACAAGCACGAGGGAGTTAAACTCTCAATCGAGCTCGCCCACGAGGGCTGGAAAAAGATTGGCGTGGACTACCTCTCACCTGAGAAGATAGAGGAGCTTGTGGAGAAGTTCGCGTACTCCGCGAGACTCGCAATGGATGCCGGCTTCGACATGGTCGAGATACAGGGGGCCCACGGACTGCTCGTTAACCAGTTCCTCTCCCCCCTGACCAACCATCGCGACGACGAGTGGGGTGAGCCTACGAGGTTCGCGGTGGAGGTGAGGAAGCGCATAGCAGAGAAATGCGGCTGGGATTTTCCGGTGACGATAAGGCTGGCCGTGGATGACTTCCTTGAGGGGGGCATAACCCTGAGCACCGGACGGGAGATAGCACTGACCCTCGCCAAGGCAGGTTACGACATGATACAGGCGGACATAGGGCTCGGGCCGAAGGAGAAGCGTCTTGAACCGATGTATTATCCCCAGGCCTGGCGTGCTTACCTGGCCGAAAAGATAAGACCCCTGCCAGTTCCCGTGGCGGCAGTCGGTATGATAAGGGAACCCGCGGTCGCGGAAAAAGTCCTTGAGACGCAGGCAGACCTCATCGTCCTTGGAAGACCCCTGATAGCGGACCCGGACTGGGTAAAGAAGGTCGCGGAGGGAAAGGAGCACCTGATAAGGCGTTGCATAGGGTGCAGTGAGTGCATCAAGGCAGTACACGACGAGAAGGGGCCGATAAGATGCGGTGTCAACGCCAACGTCGGAAACGAGGAGGAAATCCCGAAGGCCCCGAGAAAACGTGTCGTGGCGATAATCGGAGCAGGTCCGGGAGGTCTTGAGGCCGCGAGGGTTGCAGCCATGAGGGGACACGAGGTTCATCTGTTCTACGACGTCTTCGGGGGTCAGCTCACCCTGGCGATGGTTCCACCGGGGAAGGACAAAATCGGCTGGCTAATCGAGTACTACCGCAACGTCCTGTCCGAGATGCCCAACGTCCACTTTCATGAGGGCGAGGCAACCAAAGAAGACGTGCTGAAGCTAAACCCCGAGGCAGTTGTCATAGCCACGGGAGCGAAGCCGTTCCTGCCCTGCAGCGGGGAACGCGGTTTGATAACGCCCTTTGACAAGATTCTACGTGGAGAGGTCAGGGTCGAGAACAAAGACGTCCTTATCGGCGGAGGGGGCCTCGTCGGCGTTGAAACCGCCCTGTACTTGGCCCAGTTCAACAACAGGGTCAAGATAATCAAGCGCAGTCCCGCAATCCTTCCCAACGTTGAGAGGATAACGCGCGGATACCTCCTGCGGGAGCTTGAGGAGAAAGGGATACCCATCCTAACCGGCAGGCGCTTCGTGAGCGCCGGTGAGGGGTACGCGGTAGTGGAGAACATCGAAACCGGGGAAAAGGAGATGATAAAGTGCGACGTAATCGTCGGGGCGTTTGGAATGAAACCCTACGTACCGTTCGTCATAGACGACGTTGAGTACTACATCATCGGCGACGCGAAATCGGTGAGAAACATAGCCAGCGCGGTGAGGGAAGGCTACGAGGTTGGGAGAAAGCTCTGA
- a CDS encoding arsenic resistance protein: MEMKVVKFLKDRMIYIVFTLIILSSYAGVHHRDIFLSLKGTLPIALFMMLFQPMVFMDMRKAFTTRTEIKTKYLTAVTVFYVLLFPALTWLLIKFWLAVMPNTDPRLLAGIVLISLAPLPSSAPAFTNLAGGKFQLTLVGVVWTFILSLFVMPIYAKLLLHTLIKVPTRLLLKSLVLYIIVPLVAGQLTKYAVLRWKGKDALMKLKEPLVGLSLLGMYWMITVVFGINGKMIAEKPEVILVGALIMNAYFLVRAAIAYFTGKALGFPLEHIISLVYSTGSNMTLATAIAIGTFGSLAAVGTALGGPFSDMILMILFVRLFASLRARWAEKQEGNVTIEGSEA, from the coding sequence ATGGAGATGAAAGTTGTAAAGTTCCTGAAGGATAGGATGATCTACATCGTCTTCACGCTCATCATCTTATCGAGCTACGCCGGCGTTCACCACAGGGACATCTTCCTGTCCCTCAAAGGGACGCTGCCGATTGCGCTCTTCATGATGCTCTTCCAGCCGATGGTCTTCATGGACATGAGAAAAGCCTTCACGACGAGGACCGAGATAAAGACGAAGTATCTCACGGCTGTGACGGTCTTCTACGTCCTCCTCTTCCCGGCTTTAACGTGGCTTCTCATCAAGTTCTGGCTTGCTGTAATGCCGAACACCGACCCGAGGCTACTCGCTGGGATCGTGCTGATAAGCCTCGCTCCTCTTCCAAGCTCGGCTCCAGCGTTTACGAACCTCGCGGGTGGAAAGTTCCAGCTAACGCTCGTCGGCGTCGTGTGGACGTTCATCCTCTCGCTCTTCGTCATGCCGATTTACGCCAAGCTGCTCCTCCACACGCTCATAAAAGTCCCCACGCGGCTGCTCCTCAAGTCGCTCGTCCTCTACATCATAGTGCCCCTCGTGGCGGGCCAGCTGACGAAGTACGCGGTTTTGCGGTGGAAGGGTAAGGATGCCCTCATGAAGCTCAAGGAGCCCCTCGTGGGCCTCTCGCTCCTCGGCATGTACTGGATGATAACCGTGGTCTTCGGCATAAACGGAAAGATGATAGCCGAGAAGCCGGAAGTTATACTCGTTGGAGCCCTCATAATGAACGCATACTTCCTAGTGCGTGCAGCCATAGCTTACTTCACCGGAAAAGCGCTTGGCTTTCCTCTGGAGCATATCATATCTCTCGTGTATTCAACCGGCTCCAACATGACCCTCGCGACCGCTATTGCCATAGGGACGTTTGGCTCCCTCGCGGCCGTCGGCACAGCTTTAGGAGGGCCCTTCAGCGACATGATACTTATGATACTCTTCGTAAGGCTCTTCGCCAGCCTGAGGGCGAGGTGGGCGGAAAAGCAGGAAGGCAATGTGACTATTGAAGGCTCTGAGGCCTGA
- a CDS encoding SLC13 family permease, whose translation MLYPALAVLDSSLPRRTPELIDWESLSVITALIMVSKGLELSGIFSRLAPHLIRAANHSERRLMVLFILVISLSSAVIMNDTAMLVFIPLVVATSKIARVDTARAVTLSAIAANMGSALTPIGNPQNIIIWHSYGLGFLEFVRSMFPFVSIWLLVLFSFTLTIKNRELSVEWIPPVALRKTLLVVSLVSLVADILLTEIGKAPLAFIFTLFAFLLLGREVLRGFDWALILTFAFIFIDFNELAFLLRNADLKFPTGGVGLFFVSAVLSQLFSNVPATVLLLASKPEWLPLSLGVNIGGSGIVVGSMANLIALRIAGVSVRDFHRYSIPYFLVALLVSALFLV comes from the coding sequence ATACTCTACCCAGCTCTAGCCGTGCTCGACTCAAGCCTCCCACGCAGAACCCCCGAACTTATAGACTGGGAGAGCCTTTCGGTCATAACAGCACTTATAATGGTCTCCAAGGGGCTTGAACTGTCCGGTATCTTCTCAAGGCTCGCTCCCCACCTGATACGGGCCGCCAACCACTCGGAAAGACGCCTCATGGTGCTCTTCATCCTGGTGATTTCTCTTTCCTCCGCGGTTATCATGAACGACACGGCCATGCTGGTCTTCATCCCCCTTGTCGTTGCAACATCTAAGATTGCCCGCGTGGACACCGCGAGGGCAGTAACGCTCTCCGCCATCGCGGCCAACATGGGCTCTGCCCTCACCCCCATAGGCAACCCCCAGAACATCATAATATGGCACAGCTACGGCCTCGGGTTCCTGGAGTTCGTCCGTTCGATGTTTCCCTTCGTGTCCATCTGGCTCCTCGTTCTTTTTTCGTTCACCCTCACCATCAAAAACCGGGAGCTCTCGGTTGAATGGATCCCGCCGGTTGCCCTTAGAAAGACTCTCCTCGTGGTTTCTCTTGTCTCTTTGGTCGCGGACATACTTCTGACCGAGATCGGGAAGGCTCCGCTTGCTTTCATTTTCACACTCTTTGCTTTTCTGTTGTTGGGTAGGGAAGTGCTTAGGGGTTTTGACTGGGCGCTGATTTTGACCTTTGCCTTTATATTCATTGATTTCAACGAGCTCGCTTTCCTCCTGAGGAACGCCGATTTAAAATTCCCAACTGGGGGCGTTGGACTCTTCTTTGTCTCCGCTGTCTTGAGCCAGCTGTTCAGCAACGTCCCTGCGACGGTTCTCCTTTTGGCCAGCAAGCCGGAGTGGCTTCCGCTTTCTCTGGGGGTCAACATAGGGGGAAGCGGCATAGTTGTGGGTTCTATGGCTAATCTCATAGCCCTCAGGATAGCGGGGGTCAGCGTGAGGGACTTCCACCGCTATTCCATTCCCTACTTCCTCGTGGCCCTTTTGGTATCCGCGCTCTTTCTCGTATAG
- a CDS encoding ATP-binding cassette domain-containing protein — MKAIEVVGLTKYYGSFLAVDNVSFEVRKGEIFGFLGPNGAGKTTTVRTITGVLRPNSGEIRVLGYDMLDEREKIKARERTGIVPEMANPYVDLTAMQNLRLMGELYGMEKREIERRSIELLKLFDLYEKRNVKVKAFSKGMRQRLILAMAMISDPELLILDEPTSGLDVLSARLIKDVIREEKRNGKTIFMTTHNMVDANELCERIGIIRRGRLIAIDTPEKLKQLVKGSVSVEVSFEPMKLDPSEIASATKVELMGDKARVFTEDPDATVRELVHYAERNNLRIVSLKTLSPSLEDVFIKLVGEGND; from the coding sequence ATGAAGGCCATAGAAGTCGTCGGGCTCACCAAGTACTACGGTTCCTTTCTCGCCGTTGATAACGTGAGCTTTGAGGTTAGGAAGGGTGAGATTTTCGGTTTCCTCGGCCCGAACGGGGCGGGAAAGACGACAACCGTTAGAACTATTACCGGCGTTTTGAGGCCGAATTCAGGAGAGATAAGGGTTCTCGGCTACGACATGCTTGACGAAAGGGAAAAGATAAAGGCGAGGGAGAGGACGGGAATAGTTCCTGAGATGGCAAATCCCTATGTGGATTTAACGGCGATGCAGAACCTCAGGCTCATGGGCGAGCTCTACGGGATGGAAAAGAGGGAGATAGAGAGGCGCTCAATTGAACTCCTCAAGCTCTTCGACCTCTATGAGAAGAGGAACGTGAAGGTAAAAGCTTTTTCCAAGGGCATGAGACAGCGCCTCATCCTCGCGATGGCGATGATAAGCGACCCTGAGCTCCTAATCCTCGACGAGCCAACGAGCGGGCTCGACGTCCTGAGCGCACGCCTGATAAAGGACGTTATCCGCGAGGAAAAGCGGAACGGAAAGACGATATTCATGACAACTCACAATATGGTTGATGCAAACGAGCTGTGCGAGAGGATTGGAATCATAAGGAGGGGAAGGCTCATAGCGATTGATACGCCCGAGAAGCTAAAGCAGCTGGTCAAAGGAAGTGTTTCGGTCGAGGTCAGCTTTGAGCCCATGAAACTCGACCCCTCGGAGATAGCCTCCGCGACGAAGGTCGAGCTGATGGGGGACAAGGCGAGGGTTTTCACCGAAGATCCAGATGCAACGGTTAGGGAGCTGGTTCACTACGCCGAAAGAAATAACCTGCGGATAGTGAGCCTCAAAACGCTGTCGCCCTCGCTGGAGGACGTCTTCATCAAGCTGGTGGGTGAGGGAAATGATTGA
- a CDS encoding helix-turn-helix domain-containing protein: MKRVKFRIPMDRINYEFFDTFEWFMDLVEWGYGDTYFFLGSDVVKLVEIKFKEDVNPEEITKKLLEIPYIKDAKLIPKNDHYILYVRANILEVPFSKNVLEIFDIQKKGMVVFEKSTFTPSEFYLYAVCEDELVGDVISVVKKVYGGELVSVEDYSPEESPLSKLTGKQLETLLLAYKSGYFDNPRRVTLRELAGMLNLSPSTVKEHLRKAQRKILEELIG; this comes from the coding sequence ATGAAGAGAGTCAAGTTCCGGATCCCCATGGACAGGATCAACTATGAGTTTTTTGACACCTTCGAATGGTTCATGGATCTAGTAGAGTGGGGCTACGGGGACACCTACTTCTTCCTCGGGAGCGACGTGGTGAAGCTCGTTGAGATAAAGTTCAAGGAAGACGTAAATCCCGAGGAAATCACTAAAAAACTCCTAGAAATCCCCTACATTAAGGACGCCAAGCTCATCCCAAAGAACGATCACTACATCCTCTACGTGAGGGCCAACATTCTGGAAGTGCCTTTTTCCAAAAACGTCCTGGAGATCTTTGATATTCAAAAGAAAGGTATGGTGGTGTTCGAGAAGAGCACCTTCACGCCCAGCGAGTTTTATCTGTACGCGGTCTGCGAGGACGAGCTCGTTGGTGACGTTATCTCTGTGGTAAAGAAAGTATATGGCGGGGAGCTGGTGAGCGTAGAGGACTACTCCCCGGAAGAGAGCCCGCTCTCAAAGCTCACCGGAAAGCAGCTTGAGACACTGCTCCTGGCGTACAAGAGCGGCTACTTCGACAATCCGAGGAGAGTGACCCTCAGAGAGCTCGCCGGGATGCTGAACCTCAGCCCCTCAACGGTGAAGGAGCACCTGCGGAAGGCGCAGAGGAAAATCCTTGAGGAGCTTATCGGCTAA
- a CDS encoding universal stress protein, producing the protein MFRKILFPTDFSEGAYRAAKHFEKTNTVPVGEVVLLHVINEETLEELLNGYSLLYNDEELEIEAIKEELMKKTMEKLQAKVEDVKKTFGTENVKPLVRFGLPWEEIVKVADEEDVSLILLPSHGKLGFSHELLGSTTVRVLRKTKKPVLVIKTHPECRGDGE; encoded by the coding sequence ATGTTTAGGAAGATACTTTTTCCAACGGATTTCAGCGAGGGAGCGTACAGGGCGGCAAAGCACTTCGAGAAGACCAATACCGTGCCAGTCGGAGAGGTTGTTCTCCTTCACGTGATAAACGAGGAGACCCTTGAAGAGCTTCTCAACGGCTACTCGCTCCTCTATAACGACGAGGAGCTGGAAATCGAGGCCATCAAAGAGGAACTAATGAAGAAAACTATGGAGAAGCTCCAGGCCAAGGTCGAGGACGTGAAGAAGACGTTCGGAACAGAAAACGTGAAACCCCTTGTCAGGTTCGGCCTCCCGTGGGAGGAAATCGTCAAGGTCGCCGATGAAGAGGACGTGTCGCTCATACTCCTGCCCAGCCACGGGAAGCTCGGCTTCTCGCATGAGCTCCTCGGCTCCACAACGGTTCGCGTACTGAGAAAAACGAAGAAGCCCGTCCTCGTGATAAAAACGCACCCCGAGTGCAGAGGTGATGGGGAATGA
- a CDS encoding ABC transporter ATP-binding protein, translating to MPVIEVKNVKKYYGNVRGVNGLSFSVEKGEIYGFLGPNGAGKTTTVKILVKIIKDYTGEVRVLGKDLGEWGKEYYNKIGVSFEFPAVYSRLTARENLEFFASFYKKHLDPTEVLKMVGLEEKADELVSGFSKGMKKKLDLARALLPDPEILFLDEPLEGLDPASARRIKDLLLEMRKSGKTVFLTTHNMYVADELCDRVAFIVDGSIRLVDNPGELKVKMGKRLVKVEYVANGSVAVKEFPLENIGQNEEFLRVIREHEVRRINTEEPTLEEIFLKVTGRRLV from the coding sequence ATGCCCGTGATTGAGGTTAAGAATGTTAAGAAGTATTACGGCAATGTTAGGGGAGTTAATGGGCTGAGCTTCTCGGTCGAGAAGGGCGAAATCTACGGCTTCCTCGGGCCGAACGGGGCAGGAAAGACGACAACGGTGAAAATCCTCGTGAAGATCATCAAGGACTACACTGGAGAGGTCAGGGTGCTTGGTAAGGATTTGGGGGAGTGGGGTAAGGAGTACTACAACAAAATCGGCGTTTCCTTCGAGTTTCCGGCGGTCTATTCAAGGCTCACCGCCAGGGAAAATCTCGAGTTCTTCGCGAGTTTCTACAAAAAGCACCTCGACCCCACCGAAGTGCTCAAGATGGTCGGCCTGGAGGAGAAGGCGGACGAACTCGTTAGTGGCTTTTCAAAGGGAATGAAGAAGAAGCTCGACCTCGCGAGGGCGCTCCTGCCGGATCCGGAAATTCTCTTCCTCGACGAGCCGCTCGAAGGCCTCGACCCGGCGAGCGCGAGGAGGATAAAGGACCTGCTCCTAGAGATGCGCAAGAGTGGAAAGACGGTCTTCCTGACCACCCACAACATGTACGTGGCCGACGAGCTCTGCGACAGGGTAGCATTCATCGTGGACGGCTCCATAAGGCTCGTGGACAACCCTGGTGAGCTGAAGGTGAAGATGGGCAAGCGGCTCGTTAAGGTGGAGTACGTCGCCAACGGCAGTGTTGCCGTGAAGGAGTTCCCGCTGGAGAACATCGGCCAGAACGAGGAGTTCCTCAGAGTCATCAGAGAGCACGAAGTCAGGAGGATAAACACAGAGGAGCCCACCCTGGAGGAGATATTCCTAAAGGTGACGGGGAGGAGGCTCGTATGA